From the Equus przewalskii isolate Varuska chromosome 19, EquPr2, whole genome shotgun sequence genome, one window contains:
- the SLC17A2 gene encoding sodium-dependent phosphate transport protein 3 isoform X2: MDEKPSTRKGPDFCSLRYGLALIMHFSNFTMITQRVSLSIAIIAMVNSTQHHGLSNVSTEEPLAETLNNPSRSFKKFNTGASVYEWSPETQGIIFSSISYGIILTLIPSGYLAGIFGAKQMLGAGLLTSSLLTLFTPLAADFGVILVIVTRTVQGMAQGMAWTGQFTIWAKWAPPLERSKLTSIAGSGAAFGSFIILCVGGLISQALGWPFIFYIFGIIGCVCCLLWFTVIYDDPTHHPCISVKEKEYIMSSLAQQPSSPRRSVPIKAMVRCLPLWAIFMGFFSHFWLCTIIISYLPTYISSVLHVNIRDSGVLSSLPFIAASSCTILGGQLADFLLSRNLLRLINVRKLFSSLGLLLPSLCAVALPFVTSSYITTMILLILIPGTSNLCDSGFIINTLDVAPRYASFLMGISRGFGLIAGIISSTTTGFLISQVGPVY; this comes from the exons ATGGACGAGAAGCCTTCCACCAGGAAAG GTCCAGATTTCTGTTCATTGCGCTATGGACTGGCTCTCATCATGCATTTCTCAAACTTCACCATGATAACACAGCGTGTGAGTCTAAGCATTGCAATCATTGCAATGGTGAATAGCACTCAGCATCATGGTCTATCCAATGTCTCCACAGAAGAACCTCTTGCAGAAACCCTTAATAACCCCAGCAGATCCTTCAAGAAATTTAATACAGGG gCCTCTGTATATGAATGGAGCCCAGAGACTCAGGGTATCATCTTTAGCTCCATCAGCTATGGGATAATACTGACTCTGATTCCAAGTGGATATTTAGCAGGAATTTTTGGAGCAAAACAGATGCTTGGTGCTGGTTTGCTGACTTCCTCCCTTCTCACCCTCTTTACACCACTGGCTGCTGACTTCGGAGTGATTTTGGTCATTGTGACTCGGACAGTCCAGGGCATGGCCCAG gGAATGGCATGGACAGGTCAGTTTACAATTTGGGCAAAATGGGCTCCCCCACTTGAACGAAGCAAGCTCACCAGCATTGCGGGTTCAG GGGCAGCATTCGGGTCCTTCATCATCCTCTGTGTGGGGGGACTAATCTCACAGGCCTTGGGCTGGCCTTTTATCTTCTACATCTTTG GTATCATTGGCTGTGTCTGCTGTCTCCTCTGGTTCACGGTGATTTATGATGACCCCACGCATCACCCATGCATAAGTGTCAAGGAAAAGGAATACATTATGTCTTCACTGGCTCAACAG CCCAGTTCTCCTAGACGATCTGTCCCCATAAAGGCTATGGTCAGATGCCTACCACTTTGGGCCATTTTCATGGGTTTTTTCAGCCATTTCTGGTTATGCACCATAATCATATCATACCTACCGACGTACATCAGTTCTGTGCTCCATGTTAACATCAGAGAT AGTGGGGTTCTTTCCTCCCTGCCTTTTATTGCTGCCTCAAGCTGTACGATTCTAGGAGGTCAGTTGGCAGATTTCCTTCTGTCTAGGAATCTTCTCAGATTAATCAACGTACGAAAACTCTTTTCATCCCTAG GGCTTCTCCTTCCATCGCTATGTGCTGTGGCCCTACCCTTCGTGACCTCCAGTTACATCACAACCATGATTTTGCTCATACTTATTCCTGGGACCAGCAACCTGTGTGACTCGGGGTTCATCATCAACACCTTAGATGTTGCCCCCAG ATATGCAAGTTTCCTCATGGGAATCTCAAGGGGATTTGGACTCATCGCAGGAATCATCTCCTCCACTACCACCGGATTCCTTATTAGTCAGGTTGGGCCTGTTTATTGA
- the SLC17A2 gene encoding sodium-dependent phosphate transport protein 3 isoform X1: MDEKPSTRKGPDFCSLRYGLALIMHFSNFTMITQRVSLSIAIIAMVNSTQHHGLSNVSTEEPLAETLNNPSRSFKKFNTGASVYEWSPETQGIIFSSISYGIILTLIPSGYLAGIFGAKQMLGAGLLTSSLLTLFTPLAADFGVILVIVTRTVQGMAQGMAWTGQFTIWAKWAPPLERSKLTSIAGSGAAFGSFIILCVGGLISQALGWPFIFYIFGIIGCVCCLLWFTVIYDDPTHHPCISVKEKEYIMSSLAQQPSSPRRSVPIKAMVRCLPLWAIFMGFFSHFWLCTIIISYLPTYISSVLHVNIRDSGVLSSLPFIAASSCTILGGQLADFLLSRNLLRLINVRKLFSSLGLLLPSLCAVALPFVTSSYITTMILLILIPGTSNLCDSGFIINTLDVAPRYASFLMGISRGFGLIAGIISSTTTGFLISQDSVSGWRNVFFLSAAVNMFGLVFYLTFGQAEIQDWAKERTITRL; this comes from the exons ATGGACGAGAAGCCTTCCACCAGGAAAG GTCCAGATTTCTGTTCATTGCGCTATGGACTGGCTCTCATCATGCATTTCTCAAACTTCACCATGATAACACAGCGTGTGAGTCTAAGCATTGCAATCATTGCAATGGTGAATAGCACTCAGCATCATGGTCTATCCAATGTCTCCACAGAAGAACCTCTTGCAGAAACCCTTAATAACCCCAGCAGATCCTTCAAGAAATTTAATACAGGG gCCTCTGTATATGAATGGAGCCCAGAGACTCAGGGTATCATCTTTAGCTCCATCAGCTATGGGATAATACTGACTCTGATTCCAAGTGGATATTTAGCAGGAATTTTTGGAGCAAAACAGATGCTTGGTGCTGGTTTGCTGACTTCCTCCCTTCTCACCCTCTTTACACCACTGGCTGCTGACTTCGGAGTGATTTTGGTCATTGTGACTCGGACAGTCCAGGGCATGGCCCAG gGAATGGCATGGACAGGTCAGTTTACAATTTGGGCAAAATGGGCTCCCCCACTTGAACGAAGCAAGCTCACCAGCATTGCGGGTTCAG GGGCAGCATTCGGGTCCTTCATCATCCTCTGTGTGGGGGGACTAATCTCACAGGCCTTGGGCTGGCCTTTTATCTTCTACATCTTTG GTATCATTGGCTGTGTCTGCTGTCTCCTCTGGTTCACGGTGATTTATGATGACCCCACGCATCACCCATGCATAAGTGTCAAGGAAAAGGAATACATTATGTCTTCACTGGCTCAACAG CCCAGTTCTCCTAGACGATCTGTCCCCATAAAGGCTATGGTCAGATGCCTACCACTTTGGGCCATTTTCATGGGTTTTTTCAGCCATTTCTGGTTATGCACCATAATCATATCATACCTACCGACGTACATCAGTTCTGTGCTCCATGTTAACATCAGAGAT AGTGGGGTTCTTTCCTCCCTGCCTTTTATTGCTGCCTCAAGCTGTACGATTCTAGGAGGTCAGTTGGCAGATTTCCTTCTGTCTAGGAATCTTCTCAGATTAATCAACGTACGAAAACTCTTTTCATCCCTAG GGCTTCTCCTTCCATCGCTATGTGCTGTGGCCCTACCCTTCGTGACCTCCAGTTACATCACAACCATGATTTTGCTCATACTTATTCCTGGGACCAGCAACCTGTGTGACTCGGGGTTCATCATCAACACCTTAGATGTTGCCCCCAG ATATGCAAGTTTCCTCATGGGAATCTCAAGGGGATTTGGACTCATCGCAGGAATCATCTCCTCCACTACCACCGGATTCCTTATTAGTCAG GATTCTGTGTCTGGATGGAGGAATGTCTTTTTCCTGTCTGCTGCTGTCAACATGTTTGGCCTGGTTTTTTACCTCACATTTGGACAAGCAGAAATCCAAGACTGGGCCAAAGAGAGGACCATCACCCGCCTCTGA